The Arachis ipaensis cultivar K30076 chromosome B07, Araip1.1, whole genome shotgun sequence genome includes a window with the following:
- the LOC107607759 gene encoding uncharacterized protein LOC107607759, translating to MLSQVLWAYRNSPRGSIGTSPYKLVYGHDAVLPLEINLNTLRVSKQNDLPVHDYWNAMFDELNELDSKRILALENMIRQKESVARNYNRRIKEKYFSIGELVLKVIFPIEKKLRVLGKWSHTWEGPFQVIGLYSGNAYRIKDIESGNIINSINRKYLKQYHCLLN from the coding sequence ATGTTAAGTCAAGTTTTATGGGCTTATCGAAATTCACCAAGAGGGTCAATAGGTACGTCGCCTTATAAATTAGTATATGGCCATGATGCTGTGCTACCATTGGAAATCAATCTGAATACTTTGAGGGTGTCCAAACAAAACGATTTGCCAGttcatgattattggaatgcaatGTTTGATGAGTTGAACGAATTAGATTCAAAACGAATATTGGCACTCGAAAATATGATTCGACAAAAAGAAAGTGTTGCTCGAAATTACAATCGTCGAATAAAGGAGAAATACTTCAGTATAGGTGAGTTGGTTTTGAAAGTTATTTTTCCAATAGAAAAGAAATTGAGAGTTCTTGGCAAATGGTCCCATACTTGGGAAGGCCCTTTCCAAGTGATAGGATTATATTCCGGAAATGCATATCGAATCAAGGATATCGAATCAGGAAATATAATCAATTCGATTAATAGAAAGTATTTGAAGCAATATCATTGTTTgctgaattaa
- the LOC107608325 gene encoding basic blue protein encodes MSKGRGSASLLMVMATLISLMCLLFLVKPSNAATYTVGGPGGWSFNTNSWPKGKTFKAGDVLVFNYDSSTHNVVAVDRSGYSSCRTPRGAKVFRSGKDQIKIARGANYFICNVPGHCESGMKIAVNAA; translated from the exons ATGTCTAAGGGAAGAGGCAGTGCATCTTTACTTATGGTTATGGCCACCTTGATCTCTCTTATGTGTCTGCTGTTTCTAGTGAAACCTTCAAATGCAGCCACTTACACTGTTGGAGGACCTGGTGGATGGTCCTTCAACACAAATTCTTGGCCCAAAGGAAAAACCTTTAAAGCTGGTGACGTGCTAG TTTTCAACTATGATTCAAGCACACACAACGTGGTTGCTGTGGATAGAAGTGGATACAGCAGTTGCAGGACCCCAAGAGGTGCTAAAGTGTTCAGATCAGGGAAGGACCAAATCAAGATCGCAAGAGGTGCAAATTACTTCATATGTAACGTCCCTGGTCACTGTGAATCTGGCATGAAAATTGCCGTCAATGCAGCTTGA
- the LOC107607760 gene encoding LOW QUALITY PROTEIN: metalloendopeptidase OMA1, mitochondrial-like (The sequence of the model RefSeq protein was modified relative to this genomic sequence to represent the inferred CDS: inserted 1 base in 1 codon): MNARHVFIVVLVGSAIFITMYFGNLETVPYTKRSHWILLSKAMVRQLGEAEFEKQKASFKGXVRIRMISMEIIDTLQRGLSKEQVWSDVGYVTGFEGDTEETLKSLTNASAYCKAESGWHKEDEILDDSWVQQSRKEGPATSHLDGLNWEVLVVNDSVVNAILLPGGKIVVYNGLLEHFKSDAEIATIIGHEVGHAVARHIAEGLTKNSFFFLEATILSTDGNGS; this comes from the exons ATGAATGCTAGACATGTATTCATTGTTGTGTTGGTTGGGTCAGCTATATTCATAACTATGTATTTTGGGAATTTAGAGACAGTTCCATATACCAAGAGAAGCCACTGGATTTTGTTATCTAAAGCCATGGTGAGGCAACTTGGGGAGGCTGAATTCGAGAAACAGAAGGCGAGTTTCAAGG GTGTGAGGATAAGGATGATATCAATGGAAATCATTGATACCTTGCAGAGAGGGTTGAGCAAGGAACAAGTTTGGAGTGATGTTGGTTATGTCACAGGGTTTGAAGGGGATACTGAGGAGACTTTGAAATCGTTGACTAATGCTAGTGCTTATTGTAAGGCAGAGAGTGGTTGGCACAAGGAAGATGAAATCCTTGATGACAGTTGGGTTCAGCAAAGTAGAAAGGAAGGGCCAGCTACCTCTCATCTCGATGGATTGAATTGGGAGGTGCTTGTTGTCAATGATTCGGTTGTCAATGCCATTTTGCTACCTGGTGGTAAGATTGTTGTATACAACGGATTGTTAGAGCATTTTAAAAGTGACGCTGAGATTGCCACTATAATTGGACATGAG GTTGGGCATGCTGTGGCCAGACACATCGCTGAAGGTTTGACGAAGAATAGCTTCTTTTTTCTTGAGGCTACCATTCTATCGACG GATGGAAATGGAAGCTGA
- the LOC107605980 gene encoding pentatricopeptide repeat-containing protein At5g16420, mitochondrial-like translates to MSRSTHILHHSHPFFTSAATSAAITAAASPAPTTLTSFTVMPPVHPWPRRLTPKTLASLISRQHDPNLSLQIFHYALTHHPNSNNNHLAHHPIPFNAIILKLSRARNFPQIDAILRDSRITDEQPLITVIRGYGLAGRPKLALRTFTRIESFGIQPSTKALNTTLNALVQCKHYDLAHFVFKNCMAKFRVVPNVVSCNILLKALCKGNNVDAAVRVLDEMPAIGVVPNVVSYTTVLGGYALRGDMRGAKRVFMEILGKGWIPDATTYTVLVSGFCRQGMFVDAIKVMDEMEENGLEPNEVTYSVMIEAYCKGKKSGEALNVLDDMLGKNHVPSSALCCRVVDMLCEEGKVENACEVWRKLLRMNCSRNDAVTGTLVHWLCKKGKVIEARKALDEFGGGAVPSLLTYNTLFAGMCERGELCEAARLWDDMVEKGCVPNAFTYNMLIEGFCKVGNVKEGIRILEEMFESGCLPDKSTYTILIDGLSCARGMVEEINKVVALAVSAGVDDDMWDIFLKSVANNLNLNAAEFDRILLESVS, encoded by the coding sequence ATGTCCCGTtccacacacatcctccatcACTCCCACCCCTTCTTCACCTCTGCCGCAACCTCTGCCGCCATCACTGCTGCCGCCTCTCCTGCACCCACCACCCTCACCTCCTTCACCGTCATGCCCCCAGTGCACCCCTGGCCCCGCCGCCTCACTCCTAAAACCCTTGCCTCCCTTATTTCCCGCCAACACGACCCAAATCTCTCCCTCCAAATCTTCCACTACGCCCTAACCCACCACCCCAatagcaacaacaaccacctcgcCCACCACCCTATTCCCTTCAACGCCATCATTCTCAAGCTCTCTCGTGCCCGCAACTTCCCCCAAATCGATGCCATCCTTCGTGATTCCCGTATCACCGACGAACAACCGCTTATAACGGTTATTCGCGGGTACGGCCTTGCTGGCCGCCCAAAATTGGCACTCAGGACCTTCACAAGGATCGAATCTTTTGGGATTCAACCCTCCACGAAGGCCCTGAACACCACGCTTAATGCCCTGGTTCAGTGCAAGCACTATGATTTAGCACATTTTGTTTTTAAGAATTGTATGGCCAAATTTAGGGTTGTGCCCAATGTGGTTAGTTGCAATATTTTGCTGAAGGCTCTTTGTAAAGGGAACAACGTAGATGCAGCGGTGAGGGTTTTGGATGAGATGCCTGCAATAGGTGTGGTGCCCAATGTGGTGAGTTACACTACTGTTTTAGGTGGGTATGCTTTGAGGGGTGACATGAGGGGTGCAAAGAGGGTTTTTATGGAGATTTTGGGGAAAGGGTGGATACCTGATGCAACTACTTACACTGTCTTGGTGAGTGGGTTTTGTAGGCAAGGGATGTTTGTTGATGCAATTAAGGTGATGGATGAGATGGAGGAGAATGGGCTTGAGCCTAACGAGGTTACTTATAGTGTTATGATTGAGGCGTATTGTAAGGGGAAGAAGTCCGGGGAGGCACTTAATGTGCTCGACGATATGCTTGGGAAGAATCATGTGCCGAGTTCGGCGCTGTGTTGTAGGGTTGTTGATATGTTGTGCGAGGAAGGGAAGGTTGAGAACGCTTGTGAGGTTTGGAGGAAGCTCTTGAGGATGAATTGCAGCCGCAATGATGCTGTCACGGGTACTCTTGTTCATTGGCTATGTAAGAAGGGGAAGGTGATTGAAGCAAGGAAGGCGCTTGATGAATTTGGGGGTGGTGCGGTTCCAAGTCTATTGACATATAACACATTGTTTGCCGGAATGTGCGAGAGAGGGGAGCTCTGTGAGGCTGCTAGGTTGTGGGATGATATGGTGGAGAAGGGTTGCGTACCTAATGCATTTACTTATAATATGTTGATTGAAGGATTTTGTAAGGTTGGTAACGTGAAGGAGGGAATAAGGATTCTAGAGGAGATGTTTGAAAGTGGATGTTTGCCTGACAAATCAACATACACGATATTGATTGATGGGCTTTCTTGTGCAAGAGGGATGGTGGAAGAAATTAATAAGGTTGTTGCATTGGCCGTATCCGCTGGAGTTGATGATGACATGTGGGATATCTTCCTGAAATCTGTtgcaaataatttaaatttgaatgcAGCTGAATTTGATAGGATATTGTTAGAGAGTGTCTCATGA